CCATGCGTGCGGCAGAGTGGGCTCTCCATCCGCTCCGCCCACCttcccacattcttttttttttttcttttgggtcacacccgaatatgctcaggggttactcctggctctgcactcaggaattactcctggcggtgctcgggggaccatatgggatgctgggaatcaaacccgggtcggccgtgtgcaaggcaaatgccctccccgctgtgctatcactccaggcccctgcCCATCCCCTGTGGCGGTGGGTGTGGGGAGTCCTACCTTCGGGCCCGGCACCGAGGCGCTGGTCAGAAGCCCCCCGGAAGTGCTGTTCTCGCCACTGCAGGGCAGCAGGCGGCCCCTCAGGTCGCAGTGGACACCGGATGGTGGCCTGGAAGAAGCATCTCCTCGTGTTCGGGGGCTTCCACGAGAGTAGCAGGTCAGTCCCCCGGGGGCATCTCCAGGGCCACCCGCCTGTGCTCCCGTGCCCCTTCTGCCTGGGACGGGCTCCCGAGTGGGGCTCATACTCTACATCACCCAGAATAGCCCCATGGTGGCACCGGGTCCCTTTGTCCGCACTGACCGCAGCCTAGCTAGTCTAGATGCTCCCACGGGGCCGCTTGTCTGTTTGGTCTCGTTTTTCTTTCTAGAATGTTCACCTGTCATGGCTTGGGTGCCTAGAGCCCATTCAGTGTAGGGGCCAGGGGACGTGACAGTGGTGCCTCTGGCCTGTCCCAGCCTGTGGCCTGGTCTGAGGGCCCTTAGGACTGGGTCACTGCCCTCGTGTAGCAGACCAGTCTGGAACTgctcctggggccggagagaacAGCCCAGCAGAGAGGACAcacagcaccccagagggtcctgagcactgccagtgtgccccCAAGTCTGTTCTGCACTTGGTCTGCAGTGTGCATGGACCCAAGGCCAGCAGTTCTGGCCCCTTCCGGAAAGCACAGGCCCTTTCCCCAGCCTCAGGCGCCCCGGGTCCAGAATGTGGAGTCGTGTTCTCACCACGGGGGACACTGAGGCCGAGCTGCATCCCCCGAACCAGCCTCTCCCTCCGGGGCTCACTGTGCCCGTATCCTGCCGCACAGGGACTATGTCTACTACAGCGACCTGCACGCCTTCAGCCTGGACACCTTCACCTGGACCAGGCTGGCCCCCGCGGGCACCGGGCCCTGTCCCCGCTCGGGCTGCCTGCTGACCGTGAGCCCGCAGGGCGTCCTCCTGTATGGCGGCTACTCGAAGCAGGTGAGGTGAGGCCCGCTCTCAGGCCAGGTGCTGGCTGGCTCCGTGCCCGCAGCCCCAGGTTCGGCCGCACTGTCCTCTGCAGCGCGTCAAGAAGGATGTGGACAGAGGCCTGCTGCACTCGGACATGTTCCTGCTGCGGGCGGAGGAGGGGCGAGAAGGTACGGCGGGCGGGGCCGCTGTCCTGCAGGCCAGTGCCAAGGGCCTGGCTGCCCCCTCATCCGCACTGTCCCCGGCCAGGCAAATGCACGTGGACGTGGACACGGCTCCAGCCCTCGGGCAGCAAGCCCACACCTCGGTCTGGTTTCTCGGTGGCCGTGACCCCAAATCAGCAGACGCTTCTTTTTGGGGGCGTCTgtgacgaggaggacgaggagagCCTGGAGGGGGACTTCCTCAGCGACCTGCACCTGTACGACGCGGCCAAGAATCGCTGGTTCCCGGGGCAGCTGAAGGTGAGCCGCTGCCCGGGCggccgggtgggcggggcccggTGACCGCCGGGGCTTCTCACCGGCTACCgtgcccccagggccccaggacgGAGCAGAGGAAGCGCAGACGGGGCGGGCGAGCAGAGCCTACAGCGGCAGCTGGGGCTGAGGCCGGGCCCAGTGTCCAGCAGCCCCTGGAGGTGGTCAAGGAGGTGGTGACCGAGGATGGGACCGTGGTCACCATCAAGCAGGTGCTGGCCGGCTCAGGCCCCTCGGGCCGGCCCCCAAGTCCCCAGGAAGCCCGCCCTCAGGAGGCGGTGCCCAGCACCGGGCCCTGCGCCCGCTCCAACGCCATGATGGCCGTGAAGCACGGCCGCCTCTACCTCTATGGCGGCATGTTTGAGGCTGGCGACCGCCAGGTCACGCTGGGTGACATGTACTCCCTGGACCTGCACAAGATGGAGGAGTGGACGGTCTTGGTGGAGGCCGACCCAGGTGCCTGGGCGCGgcctgtgggggggggaggccccGGGCCCCGTGTCCAGCCCAGCCCTAGCCGCCGTGTTCGTTCCCCAGACACACAGGAGTGGCAGGGCACCGACTCGGAGGGGGACAGTGAGGAGGCGGAGGatgacgaggacgaggacgacaGCGGCAGCAGCGGGGACAGTGACCAGGAGGCCGAGGGTGAGTGCCCACGGGAGGGTGGGGGTCGGCTGGGCCCCGTCTTCCCCACCCCTACCGCTGCCTCTTCTCCCCCAAGAGCCCCCTGGAGCACATGCGGACCCGGTGCAGGGGAGCACGAACTGAGGCAGCATTGACTGGGATGGACCTCGGTGACTGCacaccccggcccctccccaccctgccttcccgGCTTCCCCGGCACATCTGTCCCGGTTAAGGAAGGAACTGGAAGCTGATAATAAAGGGTCTGGGAGGCACCCAGTTGTGTGGAAGGTCGTTCCGTGACCAGGGGAGCTGCTCTGGGGACCCCTGGGGACAGCTTGGGACGCCGTGTTGCACAGCAGGCCAAGGGTCCTGTCGGCCGCTGTGATGCCCACTTAGGCTGGAGCTgtgcagggcccccccccccccgacatccCTGCCCAGTCTGGGGCGGTAGCAGGAAGTCACCTCTCCTGACCTCCCCGGTGGGGGCATCAGGCCACACGGACCCTTCCATGGGTCTGGGGGAGACGCAGCTGCCACCCACCCGCTCACGACCACGCTGGAGTCacaccccccagccctcaccctgccccGGACAGCCCTTGGTGCGTCTGCAGCCTGCCGAGGCTGCCGGGCCAGCGCGCTCACTCCCTGTCCGCCAGGACTCTGCTGCCCCCTCCACGTGCCCAGGGCATCAGGGAGCCTCCCGGGGTCCGGCCgggccggcccctccctcccgccctccccagacTCAGCCAAGGCCAGAACCTGGGGCAGTGGAGCTGGGGCGGAACAGAGACGGGCCTGGGACTGGAACATGCTCTAATCTCCAGTTTATTTGGTTAAAAATATAGCAATCCAGTGCATGTAGTAAAGGGCTGCCCCGAGGCAGAGGCAGCAAACGGAAGCAGCGCCCAGTCTGCGGACGCAGCGCcggcgggggcagggccaggagcaagccccggcATTCCGGAACCGTGTtccggggtggggtgaggggtcaaGGCTGGGAGAGGCAGAGACCCCAGGACCTGCTCCTGCCGGGCCTGAGGGGACCCGGCTCCGGACCAGGTGTGGGGGTCTCCGTTTCCTCGCGACGTGGGTCCTTCCGACAGCCCCCACCCGGCACGGGGATGCGCCGTGCTGTGCTTGGCCGGGACCCTTTCCCCCACGCCAAGCTGAGGGTCGGCGAGCGCCCGCCTCTGCCATGCCGCAGCGAGTTAGACAAGCAAAGGAGTTTGACTAAAATCCAAAAACATTACCAGAAAAAAGGCAAACTGTGATAATACCCCAATCACGCCATCCCGGGAGGAGGCCGAGTCGGGCTGAGTCCGCCCCTCTGGGGCTCGCTCGGTCTCCCCCCGCGCCTGCCCTTCAGATGAAGAAGTtaatgaacaggatgaccacgCCGATGTTGAGCAGGATCACCATGGCGACCAGGAGGGGGGCAGAGCCCTGCAAGGCGGCAGGGCAGCGTCAGCGGGCGTCGCCGGGCAGACCTCCAGGGCCCCCCTCCCCTGGGCGACGGGGGGGCACTCACCGAGCTGGGCTTGAGCTGGTCCCGCGTCTCCTGGTCGGACTCCACCGGTGCGGAGCGCTGGGGCGGGGAGAAGGTGAGGTCCCAGCGCAGCAGCCGGGGCTCGGCACGGCCCCCCAGCCGCAGGCTCTCCAGTCTCTGCACCGCGGGCTCGGCCGCCGGCCTGGCGTTCTCCTTGTTCTGGGCCTTGGCCCTCTGTCTCTGCGCCCCAAAGGCCCGGTCGTCCCCCGAGCCCCGGCAGGGCGCCCCTTTGCTGGGGCGCCGCCTCTGGGGCTGCGGCTCCTGCAGGGCCGCGTCCACGCGCAGCAGGGGCTTCAGCTCCATCTCGTACTTGCTCGGCCGCTCGTCCAGCTCGGCCAGCCTGACGCCGCCGCTACCCGGGGCTCCGGCCCGGGGCTGAGAAGTCCAGAAGCAGGTGGGCGACTCGGGCCGCTCCCGCGCCTTGGGGTTCCCGGGCTGCTTGTGGCCGGAGCCCCGGGCAGCCCCCTTCTCGGCCCAGCCGCTGCGGGCGTGGTCCCCGGGCCCCGCCTCCAGCAGCACCTGGATGTGCCCACCGCGCTCCTCGTCCACAGACACCTGCCGGGCCAGGTGCGGCGGCTTGTTGCGGGGGGTGGGCGTCGGGCTGGCGTCGGGGCTGGCGTCGGGGCTGAGGTCCGAGGGCGTCGTGCCTTTGCGGTACAGCTCGGGGCTCTCCTGCAGGGCTGTCCCCGTGGAGGTGACCTCCAGGGCGTCACTGGACAGCTGAGGCTTCGGCCGCTGGTACTCGAGCCCTTAGCCGGGGCAGACGGGGGTCATGGCCAGAAGCTGCCCGCtgccctcccaggccccgcccacacccccacaGGGGCTAGCTGGGACCAGCCGGTGTGCAGGTTCCCAGGGCTGGTCAGGCCGGGGCCGCACTCACCGTTCTCCCGGTGCTGGAAGGAGGGCGAGAACTCTTTGGCAGTGATCCTGGCGATCCGCGCTTCTTCCTGCGCCTTCTGGGCCGCTGTGAGCGCCGCCTCAGCCTTGGCCCGGGAGTGGGATGTCCTGAGGAGGGGCTGGCGGTGAGGCTGGGCGGGGACCCAGCTCCCCTGTTGGGGTGGGGCCTGCTCTGGGCTCGGCAGGACCTGGTCCCATGCAAGGGCACTGAGCGACGGCTCTGCTGCCCCTAACTGGCCCATCCTATGCACGCACTCTCCGGGCCAAGATGGACCTTCTTCTAGAAGGTTCCACAGAACCCCCAGTGTCATGCTTGCACAGAAGAGGGGCCGGGGCCCCCGGAGTGCAGGTGGTCAATACTCAGTTTGCTGTGAGACCCCGGTGACGTCCCTGAGGTGGGGGCCCTGCATCGTGGCCCCCATTACCTTGGTAACCCCAAGCCTGCTGTGGTGTCGCCTTCCTCCCTGCACAGCCCCCTTCTCCCTCGCCCCACACCCACACGCAGGGACCCTCCATGGAGGCCCCCCAGCTGGGAACGGATTCAGCTGCTCTGCTCCAGgaagccccccacgccccaccacaGGGAGGGAGGTTGGCTGGGGACCCCCCAGTGCTGGGGCCATGGCCTCACCAGGAGATCTGACACCAGGCTACGCTGCTGGGGTGCAACGTGGGGGCCCCTTTGCGTCCGACTCCTGCGGGCTCGCCAGACCCACACGCCGACCCacactccctgagtgcagactgcGTGCCAGCACCGCTTGGCGCCCACCAAAGGGTCACAGGGCACCTCTGTGTAGGAACACTCACAGCTTGATGTGCAACACGCAGGCaacatgtgtgcacgtgtctgcCAGCATCTGTGCACAcggcacttgcacacacacatgcacacgtgctcCCCTGCCCTGCATCCAGGCTGCGGGAGGCCCTGGGGAACAGCTGCGACCACTCCCTCTTGCCCTAGGTCAGCACTTGTCCTGAGCCCGCACGCCCAGGGGAGCCTCAGGACCCCTCCACGTGCAGGCAGGCACCATGGGGGGAGACCGAGGCCCGGAGAGCAGCCGCTGCTCAGGGCTCCCCCCAGCGGCCCTGACTCCTTCCCGGGAACCGCTGTTTGCTGTGGGATGGCCCTAACACCCGGCCTCCGCTCCCACCCGGGCCGGACGAGTCACACCCTGGCTGGCACATGTGAGGCCGGGTCTGACCCCACCCACACTGCCAGCCGAGGCGCGGGGGACGCTGTAGGCACCTGAGGCCTGGCCATGTCCGCCACACGCCCTCCGCTT
This Sorex araneus isolate mSorAra2 chromosome 8, mSorAra2.pri, whole genome shotgun sequence DNA region includes the following protein-coding sequences:
- the KLHDC4 gene encoding kelch domain-containing protein 4 yields the protein MGKKGRKERKGRGAEKTAARVERKVSRRARQDDEDLEALIAHFQALDARGTQVQETPSAPPSPRLHASLSAHPEKDELLLFGGEYFNGRKTLLYNELYVYSIKKDAWTRLEIPGPPPRRCAHQAVAVPQGGGQLWIFGGEFASPDGERFYHYKDLWVLHLATRKWEQVRAAGGPSGRSGHRMVAWKKHLLVFGGFHESSRDYVYYSDLHAFSLDTFTWTRLAPAGTGPCPRSGCLLTVSPQGVLLYGGYSKQRVKKDVDRGLLHSDMFLLRAEEGREGKCTWTWTRLQPSGSKPTPRSGFSVAVTPNQQTLLFGGVCDEEDEESLEGDFLSDLHLYDAAKNRWFPGQLKGPRTEQRKRRRGGRAEPTAAAGAEAGPSVQQPLEVVKEVVTEDGTVVTIKQVLAGSGPSGRPPSPQEARPQEAVPSTGPCARSNAMMAVKHGRLYLYGGMFEAGDRQVTLGDMYSLDLHKMEEWTVLVEADPDTQEWQGTDSEGDSEEAEDDEDEDDSGSSGDSDQEAEEPPGAHADPVQGSTN